The genomic interval TTAGATTCGGAAAGTTAAATGTGAATAAAAAATTATGGATTGATTACATGCTTTCGATGAAACAAGAAAATCCACATTTATCTGAAAAAAATTTAGAACAAGTTTCATTAAACGAAATCAATAGATTGCTTGGATATATTGATATAAATAAGATATATAATTTGAGTAGCGATAAATTTTGGAAAAATATTCTTGGTAATTTCCCGATATTTAAAGAACTGAAGCATCAATATTTAAATAAGGATGATATTGAATTAATCAAAGAAGATGATTTTTTCTTTAACAAGATTGAAAATAAAAATTTTAATCATTTTATTTCATTTGAAGCTAGTGCATTAACTATCAGTAATGAGAATAAAGATATACAATTTATATATTATCAAGATAAAGAATGGACATCTAAAAACACAATAAAATCAAGAGATAATCGGTACTTCATCCCTATTTTAACAAATGCAATCAATGACCAATTTATAATGATTTATCAAAAGATTTTGGATGAAAGATTTATATTAGTAGATGCAGAAAACAAATCATTTAAAGATATTATGAATTTTTACGATGCATTAACGCAAGGGATTCTTTCTAGGGAAGAAAGAATAATTATAGTTAATGTAGACTATATTCATTTGGAAATGCTTAACCAAGAAATGAAAGAAAAAGATTTGGTTTTTCCTAAATTAAAAGAAAAAGCGGATTTTTATCAACTTATTCAAAAAGCAGAATATTATTTTGTTTTAGATGATTTAAAAAACGCATACAGCAAAATAGCCTATTTGACTGAAAATGGTATCAATGTAAAAGTGTGCGATGAAAGTTTTATCAATGAGAAAACAAAGCTAGGCATTGAATATATACCTAACTGGGAAGTTTTTTTACCATTTTTCAATAAATACGAGTTACCAAGTTCTAGAAACATCATAAAAGGATTGAATGAAAGAGTGGGGAAACTGGATGTCTAAGCTAAACACATTGAAGAAAATTTTACTTAAACAAAAACAAGAACTAGAAAAGCCTATAGTTAAATACAAACAAGAAGAAAACTTTAAAAATGCAGTTGATTTTGCTACTCTTTTTAATAATAAATCACTAAAGAAAAATCAAATTGTTGTAGCCATCAATTCTTTGCCGAATAACCAAGAGTTGGTTCTTATAAGAGAATTGCAACAAAAATATTCAAATAAGAAGGTTTACATTGCAATAAAAGATGACGTTGAAATAGGTGATGGATTTAAAGAATTAAATATTGTGAAATTTAGTGACAGTGCTTTTCTGAATTTATTAGCGACGAGTAAATATATTATTTCAAATACAATATTGCCAACCTTTTATATTAGAGATGATAGACAAATTTTGATACAGACCTCTGATTGTATTACTAAAGAATTTGATCAAGAATACCAATTCGACAGGGAAAAAATTCGTATTCAGCATTCATTATTCCAAGCATCGCATTTATTATTCAAAACAGAGAATGAAGTTGATAAATATCTCCCACTATTCAATCTTAAAGGTATATTTGAAGGTCATGTATATAGTGATGCTAATTTTTACATTAAACAAAAAAATAGCAAAATATATCAAAGTTTTATTTTGCTTAATAATATTTATTCAAATTCTCAAATTAGTAAGATACTAAGTAAGGCTGACGAGGCTTTGTCAGATTATTATATTGTAGCTCATCCTGAGGTGTATGAATATTATTCTGAAATAGAGGAATTGAAGTATCTTTTAGTATCACAAGATAATCCAAATGAAACTTTAAACTTTGATGAATCTATTATAATGTCCGATAAAGAAACAGATTTTATAGGAAAAGAAAATATCTATTATCATATAGATGAAGAAAATGAGCTATATTTTATGCAAACAGATAAACGTTTATTCCAACCGAACTTCGATATAATTTTTAACATTATAAATAAAAAAGAAGAAAATTTTTTTAAGGTAAGTAATGGGAAAATTAATATTATTATGTACTGTGGTGGATTCTTGCCCAATGGGATTACTTCATCTGCAATAAATTTATCACATTCTATAAATTATGATAAATATAATTTGATAATCGTTGAAAAAGGTCAAATAAATGATGTGAT from Staphylococcus condimenti carries:
- a CDS encoding glycosyltransferase — its product is MSKLNTLKKILLKQKQELEKPIVKYKQEENFKNAVDFATLFNNKSLKKNQIVVAINSLPNNQELVLIRELQQKYSNKKVYIAIKDDVEIGDGFKELNIVKFSDSAFLNLLATSKYIISNTILPTFYIRDDRQILIQTSDCITKEFDQEYQFDREKIRIQHSLFQASHLLFKTENEVDKYLPLFNLKGIFEGHVYSDANFYIKQKNSKIYQSFILLNNIYSNSQISKILSKADEALSDYYIVAHPEVYEYYSEIEELKYLLVSQDNPNETLNFDESIIMSDKETDFIGKENIYYHIDEENELYFMQTDKRLFQPNFDIIFNIINKKEENFFKVSNGKINIIMYCGGFLPNGITSSAINLSHSINYDKYNLIIVEKGQINDVMKYNMERINTKANLVFRIGQSNTTFNEYRKNQFITQRRGYREFLGKRDFKNFSNRELKRLLGNINLDVAVDFSGYVPFWTSIFAFADINKKVVYQHNDLLAETQKKIQGQYKHKYILPRVFSLYKFYDKVLSVSEPLKELNAKNLKKYANYNQFDFVNNIINFNDILSKLSNKDRELIISNSEEDIYLLKQMKDVSIVEIENKQYEGIKLVTIGRLSPEKDHEKLFRAVKKFKDKNPGISIQLEVLGSGVLYSELQELIVDLGLQNSVYLLGQVNNPYQYLERCDCFVLSSNHEGQPMVLLEALSIGKPIIATDITGNRSVLDGTNGLLVENSTSGLVEGLEKYAQNLVKDNHEFNINDYNKAAIQMFYSKISN